The Erigeron canadensis isolate Cc75 chromosome 1, C_canadensis_v1, whole genome shotgun sequence genome segment GTAATCTGGAAAAATGTGTACTGACCAGATAATGGGTAATCAAAGAGAGAAACTTGGCCATCTTTACATTGGTCACAAAAGACTGAGCCACTGACCATGGCATCTCCATTGGCTCCACCAATCACTGAACCCACTATCAAAATGGCTACTGTGACCACCAGACCCAAATCCATTATGGTTCTCCAAAATGAGAGATTGTAAACTGAAAGACTAGTGGGAAAGTGTACGTGTAGAATGAGAAAGAGATCACAGTTGTAAATGTGAAAATGAGAGTAGAAGCTACGAAGTTAATAAATGGGAGAATGGGGTGTAGTGAAAACTCTCAACTGTCCACCAATTAATGAAATCTTGAATAATCATgtaataaaatgtaaatgttgACTCCTTTTCATATGCAAAATGGTCGGATCACTATTATATACACAAGTTCTATGACATTTAAGTACCACAAGATAAGATACTACAAGATCTTGATAGGCAGGCCCGTAAACAAAATAACCAAGTAACTACGTTTGACAACCCGTTATTAATCTTCTATATGGAAATTAAATATTTCATGTTCACTTGTTTAAATATATGAGAGATAGTGCACACGCGTTGCGGCGCTAcgtgagatgatgggggtgataggtcataaagtatgatagtcaaatgtcttaatCCTACGGGTtctgccctcggatttaaaaattcgtcgaaagtatatagaatgacatctctaatgaaatagcatgaaattttaagaatacccatacaatttttataatttattgatatatggtttttgagataaaaaattttaaatgaattagaggaataaaataatttatagatgagagaaaaaaaataagtaattaaaatttgaggagagaaaaaaatgaatgttaAGAAATGGTGGATTGTAGCTGAGTTGTATTCTTTTAccaagtatatatgtatttggcAATTTTAGTTTAAACTTAGCTTAGAAGTTATATACTCACTATATAAATGTAAGGACATATTATATTTAGGAATATAATTAACTAGTGTCTCATTTAATATAGAGATGGTGTTTGTTGACATTGAAAGTGTTATGATTTTTGAGCCAGAAAGTTTGGTGGTAAACTTGTATTACAATGAATACCATTTTGGATATCAAGTTATCAACATACTTGATAGAGCTTTAGTCCATAAGAATGTGAACTTTTTGACATTTGTATCAAAATcatttattgttattgtaaccAATCAGAAGGGCGCATTAAGTGCAAATAGTAACCTGTTTTCATAGGTGGAGAACATCTGTATGTACCATAAACATATAATATGAAAAGGACTACTTATTACACAGTCTCAAAAATGAAATTGCACTTATGTTACCAGTTATGCAAAGATAACATTTGGCCAGATGACTTGGGTGGTGGTCGTCTAAAGAGAACTTACAATTGCAAAAATCTAACGTGTTTGAATTTCAAAACTTCGAAACAcaactttatatatcaaaaattatatgtatgtatatgtctCTACAAGGTAAAAATAATTAGACCACAAACAATCCAAAAAAGTACAAAAGGATCAATCATGACCGTCCGATCAGGGGCTCAGATCAAgtcttcttcttcctcctttCTCCTTCTCCGGTTGCTGTGtctccttcttctccggcgagacaagcaccgccaccaccatcatctccgaccaccccaaccacgacGTCGGCGCCGGCAGTAAGGGCTTCACCCATACCATAAAAAACCGTCatcatctcttggatcgccgcccatcaaatgcATACGATTCTCATATAgtcatatgcgtccggtgacaactaatttagaacggatgagggcaacgcccgtaccgtatccacccgaaaacgaaacTGATGATTGTCGGAGATGTCGCCAAAAATGTCACCgaaggtggtggcggtggttgtctcgcgaaagaagaaggaagaaggaggaggtggtgacggtcgccggagaagaaggtggTGGCTGGCGTCAGCAGTCTCACCGGAGAAGGAGGAAGAAGATGCTTGATCCAACGGTAAAAATTGATCCCTTTGTACTTTTTGGATTGTTTGTACTCTATTTATCCCACccaaaaaatatgtaaaagacaacacataacaagtataaatatataaaacacattacatcATAGTTCGTTAAAGCAATCTTAAGAAAACATTTTAAGCCGTTAACACATAATCACAACAACGATTACGAAGAAATTTTGAACCGAAAATAATTTGAACTACACTTTGACAAATTATTTAGCAAGCCTATGATCACACATCTAACATGGTTCTCACTTTCGTATCAAGTAGAACATTAGCATACTAtgaatgattattatttttgtccTTGAACATcacagtattattattattttatttttttttatcaatatcaGTAAATCTCATTCACACAATGTCAATAAGAGAAATGAAATACAATGGTAGGTCGCCCTCTTGATTAATACAACTATGAATGAACTAATAATCTAATATACGTATAAAGATGAATAATTGATCTTTACAAACTAATAAACCAACACCTCATACTAGAATCATACAGACGaaatggaaaaaggaaaaaatatgtACAAAACACGAATGATATCCGAAAATATGCACCTATCGAATGATGATTGGTTGGAGAAGTTGTACCCATGTAACCATGTTGATGCAATGTTAGGCGGTTTTAAGCCCTTTGCTACTTTTAAGTTCATCCAACCCATTTGTACTCTAAATATATCTCCAAGAAATGATGATccaaaaatgaaacaagaattcTAATCAAAAAAATCCGAGTTGTGAATGGAGATTAAATGTTCATTATCCTCGATGGTTTTTATGGGATCTTGCCCATACCATGTTACGGTTCCTACAAAAAGTAAGCAGATTTGGTTAGGTGTCTTCCACAAAAAGGCTGCCTGGGAGTGCATCAAGTTATGCACCTAATGCAATGGCACATGTACATTGCTAGCAAGAACGTGAGCTAATGGCTATGAATATTATGATGAAGTCAAAAAATTTCAGAAATGGTCTAGCCAGTATTACGTATGATACCATCTTATAGAACGAAATATCAAACATCATACTATTTCTCAATTGATGATTTCAAAGATGTTTGGGATTGCTTATTTACAAGTGCATTTTGATTGAAAAAAATTAGCAGGTTAATACCTGCTTAAAATAAGCAGATTCTGAAAAAGTTTTTGTTATTGCTTATATGCTTAAAAAAGAAGCAATAAGCAGATAAGCGGGAAAATAAGCAGCCGAAATTGTTTTCATGTTTTGAGATGGAAATTTGCAGGATAAATTGCAGGTGGTCATACAACATATGTAGAATACAAATTTGTAATGTTTGACATAGATTATGCAATAGTTTGACTATTTGACAATCATTCAAAACAATTTTCAACCAAGAGAACAAAAATAGAAGTGTTCAACCAAATCTATACCATCAACATAGTAGTAATTTGGCAATATGgattattttacttaaaacaaCTTTCAAAAGAAATTTTAAACATTATTTGGACATCCTAGAAAGAAAAATACGAACTTTTCCTGTGATGTAGTTACTATATGTAAGATAGATTCACTTTTTCCCATGAAGATAAGATAGTTTACTTGGTACATGTACATCATAGCAATTAGCAAGAGTGACCTTTTTGCTCTAAAATATCACTTCTTTGTTTTATGAAAAGTATTGAACTTGgtaaatggtttcaaaagttattgaacTTTTTGCCATATGTCCAAAATACCCTTTATTAATGACATAATAAAAAAGGAGTTATAAACCTAATTTGTATTGATAATCTATATATGGATTAACATTATGATAGAAGGTACCTGGTGGTACAGATGGTTCTTGTTCTCTTGTTGAATGAAGAACAATTGTTCCCGAAAGAACAGTGATGAATCCACATATTTCAGATGCTATGTCGCTAGCACTCTGATCTTTCCAATCCTGGAtatacgatatatatatatatatgatcatatgcTCATTTATTTGTTGACGGAGATACTAAATTATGGGAAATTAGCTACCTTGAACATAATTACACTTGCAATGATTGTTAAAGAAGTGAACATCACATAATATATAGGGGAAACAAGTGCTGTGTTGAACGTATCCAACGCCTGCATATATAAGTTGGACATGTTATCAGTGTGACATGTGATCGTTAATTGACAAAGAAGTATTTACCAAGCAACCAAGATATAAACATGGTCGTGAAAACTGTGATTGGCATCTaagaaaaaactataaaaatttatttactaGTAGAAATAAAGTTTTACTTCAGCTGAGCTGAATAAAGTCAAGCATAAGCTATTGCTTGGTTCACACAAAATTGGTAGGCTTGGATGTCGCATGTTGGGGAGTTCATGCTCTGCTCTATGGGCATATAAAGGGTCAGATAAGTTCGATATACTCAGCTGTTGTGTTTGGATGTAcattttgaaagtgattataCAGGTCACAATAATCAGTTTCTGGTGTTTCGCTAAGCTACTTCTACTAATAATTATCAAATTACATAATTAGGTTTGAGTAACTACTAATTACGTCAATACCAAtcataataaaatgatattttaatgtcaagtaaattatttaattaccGTTATTTTACCCTTTATCATCTACTACTTAATTAGATAATGAGAATTAGTTAATCAACAACACCAATAGATTATTACAACTTTCAGGAGCATAAGCGCATCCAAAAACCATCTTCTAAGTTCTAACCACATTTTGTTTAGGCTTTTTTGTGTATACTGATTacacaatattttatatatatagtttaaaaataCAACTAAGAACCCCCTAAGTTCAACATGTACTATATGGGCCCGTAAAGCTCATACATAATTAAAACTACACTGTTCTAGATAACTTAAAACTAAACCATTTTATCTTATGATAGAAATTTTGAGTTAAGACAGGTGAAGTTAACAGGGATAAATTACGATACTACCATATTCATACAAGTGGAGCAAGACTGGAATGTTTCAAACACTGGGTTATTAGTAATCTTGTGATGGATTACTCCTCTTTAGAGATTAAAGTTCCAGGAACATTACAATAACTAGTATTAACAAGAGTCTCTTGAACTAGTGGTTAACGGTTTGTAACTCTTTTTCAAGACAGTTCACAGGTGGCTTAATGGGTATAGAAAGAACATGAATTTTACCTTGTTAAGATAATTCAACTGTGTAATCACACATAGCACGGCAACAGTAACAAAAACCCAAGTTTGAGGATATGCAACCTGGCTAACTCCCTCTAGAGTAAGCTTTATCGCAATACCAATGGCTTTTATGCTAACAACCTAGAGATTTAGAGGCAGATACTATATTAATGTCATACGATGTAACATTCATGTGAGAAAAAGTAGTCTATGGACTTACCGTTAGGGAACCCATTAGAGAACATATCCCCAAGTATACCAAAATATTTGACTGCCCATAGCGAGGTTCAAAATGCATCACGAGAGCCGCTACTAGTGATAGTGTAGCTGCTACATATAATAGGAATGCTGTGGATGGAAACTGATTTGTATCAGAGACTGGAAAAGTTGTATGGTAATACAGTGAGGGATTATTAACGTGATGTCTGTATGTGCATTCTATAAATAATTTTGTGGtattacaaaatcaaaaatcagATTAGAGATTTTAATAGATTGAGCTGTAGAATATACTGTTTCAAAGTTCTTCTGCTTTTCAAATTTGTAACAAGTGTTCAGaagataaataaatgtttttgtaaatttcaaaatatgatttttaaagAAAGCAAGTGAATAAATGCCCCAAAGTGAAGTTTTGAGGCAGAAGGAGACGTGTTGTCGTGTTCTGTTCAGCGAGGGTAAAGGTCACTCAAATTAGGTGTTAAAATgtgataaatatgtataaaaccAGAATCACCAAGCCAACCTGGTTCAATTGCCAAATTCCATATTTCTTCTACCGAATTTGGAGTGGATTCCGCAGGTGCATGAATAACCACTATTATTGAACCAACTATACATGAGACACATCCCACAACACCCATCCGCTTCAAGCGTTCTTTCAGCATGAAGTGCGCCAAAACAGCACTGTTAAAGTTTATCATATATTTTAGTTGGAGAATCAAGGTTTTCATGGCGTGTATTGATTGTGGAGTAGAGTAAGTGAATCACAATATAAACCATTTTAACTGATAATGAGCcgattaatcatttttatatatgtatggcAAAAAAAACACTAAACAAGTTAACCTGCCCTGGACCCCCAGTTTGAAAATGTAGTTGCATAGGACAAAGCAATAGCTTTTCtagcataaaaatatatttgtatatagattaaaaaaaaaaaaattcacttgTACGTCCCATCCTTACAAGATGGGCATGTTTGCAATTAAAAGTCAAATATGATGTTTAGAGAAGTCAATCAGTTAATGTAGAATAGTGTTCACGCATTCTGTTCTATCGCATTGGGTAACGGCCTTCCATTATTAAAATAGAAGTTGTGTGATCAAGGCTTGCATAGTCCAAAAACATGAAGGGTAGAGTTCAAACCATTACCTAACGATTATACTCAATGCACCAAGAGGGGTTACAAGGACAGCAGGAGCATAAGCATAAGCAACAAAATTGGCAGCCTCTCCGACAATCACTGTAGTTATTTGAAGCCAACATCAATCCAAAACAGCACGTTACCTTCAGTTCTCATAGTGGACTAAAGTTTGTCTAATGGTGAGAACTTGAGTGCGTTTAGTTATTAACAAATAACAACTTACTTGTAGTCATGCCTGCCCACCAAAGTGGTTCTTGTAGATAAGTATAACCACCATGTCCTAAAACACATATAAAGCATGTTACATCAAACTAATACCACACAGGCATCCAAGTGTACATATGAGTCTGGATAAAGACTTAAGACAAACTGATACCTACGACTATCAAAAATTACTACAAGAGTCATCGCTAGTAATGCTATCTATTTTTATATGAGCCAGACTTATATTGTGGGTTGACGACTTCGTAAATATAATGTATAGCCATGATGGTAAGATAAAATACAAGAAAAAAGATATGACCATGAATACTCTCATGCTAGATTGCGATGTGACACTAGACCTTGGAAACATATCAAAAGTGATCTACATGCCAATATGGCAATATTCATAACATATATCATCAGAAAGAAAAGTTAACTTTTAAAGGAaagttaacttttataaatgacCAACATGGTAAAAGCATAGCACTATAACAAAGACTACATAAGAATCGCTTGAATTTGCGCATAACAATTATGTTAGAATTATGTTACAGATTTTGTACTTATAAATGTGAGCTTTTCTTTAAGTATGCACCACAATGTTCACAAAATAGAATGAAAATCCCAGCAACCACCAAATGTATATCAATTGAGTTAGTTGTTTGTCTTATGTAATTATGATTATCAATCCTATAAGCTAAGTCATAAACTGACAAGAGTTGTATGCATTTTCACTTTCTTTCTTTGCACAATCCACTACAAATGCCTTTCATACAAACAACAAAGTGGTTATATAAGATAGAAACGATACAAAATAAGTTCATGAAACAAATAGCCTAATAGTGAAACTCATTACTCATTAAAATACATAAGTTTAGGGGACCTCTCCCTGCTCCTATGCCCTCTTATCCAAAGCCTTTCACAAAGCCGACACGAACAGTGAAGAGGCAAGGGAACACTTGGACCTACTGAATTTAACAAAATGCCACATTATCCCCGCCAGATTTAACAAAATTGATACTCGACCAACCACTACCTTTACATGTTATACTATAAAACTTATCACTTAAGTCTGTACTTTAGTGTTCTTATTACAGCTCTCACACTAGGAACCTTAGGACTTACATGTATTTGCTAAGTACAATACATCCATCTCTTGTTTGGTTAATTGTTTACTCTTTGAAGACATAACTCAGCCATTAAATATCCACCAGCATTACGATCTGCCATCGATAATGGTTCAAGTTCTCTTTCCTacattagttttaaaaaattgcaTTTGCCAATCTTATCCGTTTTTCAACCTTCAGAAACAATGCATTAAAGAAACTAAAATAAAGATCATCAAACATTCAGCATAATTTCAGTCAAAAGTGAGATACCCTTAGTTTCCCCTTCCTGTAAAAGATTCCACCTAAATCTAAAAGGTTAGAATAAGATTACTTTTAACCCTTTTATTTTTACCCTCAAATAGTCAACACCATCATAAGTATAATTCTTATAACTTTACCCCTCAACCGAAAAGAAccttcttttttccttttatcaCCGAAAAACACTCTCTTTTTTAAGTGCTTATCGGCTTATCGCTTGTTTATTAAGCAATAATAAGCACTATCTTAAAAACAGCTTAACAGCTGCTTATTTTTTCAAGTAAATAAGCACAATCCTAGCAAAATATCCAAAACTAACCCAGAAGTTTATACATCTCAAATTCTCAACTTCAAAGAGTAAATCTTTACAAGAATAACCTCAAAATTCAATCAAACCCTAAAAAGAACTAAACTAAAATTACTCTATACAtaatcacatataaatatacatataaacataccGGCACTAAAACCAGTGTTGGCAGCAGCACGTTTAAGAcctttcttcttcaaaataaaacttgTGCCAATAAATCCACTTGATAACACTGCCAATATCAGCCCTGTTGTATTATCTGCCacaccaatttttttttctttctttctttttaataatatctatctatacacacatatatacatacatataaagaaCAAAACTTTTCCCGCCAATCTAAACAAACCcacaaataaaatttgatttgaagagagaaaatttaataattttaataatattaataatgggGATCTGGAGAAATTTGTCAGAGTATGAAGAAAGACCAACAAGACTACAAGAATGTGGGTCCGATTTGATTAAGTGAGGATGTTCGGGTTAAAGGGGTTATTCGGGTCGACCCATTAAACGTTGTATAAACGACCCATCATCTATCTGTGTATATTGTAAGTATTTGCCAGCTAAAGAAATTGAAATGGAGTGATAGATGAGATCCAGGtcattcttttaattaattaattaaaattattaatttattattataattgtgGTGTCCAATTGGGTGTTTTCTTCTTCCTCACCCCCCAATCAAGCATAAACTACGTTAAGTTACATTAAAATTGTccttatagtttattttattacaatTGACCCCTCTCTTTTATTACAAACGACTCGAGTTGACTTTTTAGCTACCGACTAGTCGTTTTACTGTATTTCCACTTGGTTGGTGATGATATACACTTGTGAATTTTATTGCTAATGTTAGTAGATTTGTTTGTATTTCCTTtattccttatatatatatatatgcttttatgCAACCACCAGCGAATGATATATAACGAACTACGATATGTAATTACctatgatatgtaatgatattcGATATGTAATGATGCAtaatattgtatatgtatatgtaaaatgTAATGATTACTTGGCTTATAAATCTAATTCGCTACACATTGTAACTTTGTAAATTGTCATGACAAATTGACACGTGCACATTTAATGAGTCTAAATTAATAAGTCTAAACATTAAAGTGAAGATATGTGATGAATAACGTGGATACCTAAAACTATATGAGATGCGAAAATGCTAAGCTATTAACATGAAAaagtgttatgtttttttttgaaaggtgactTTCGCTTGATAACTTCGtatcgcgattcgacagcgggaggtctaacatacgttgtcttaaccgggtccgcgctagagagctccctcgaagtagaaatgtctatttcaaatacccgatgggggaaaaccccctactaatccgcccgaaggcacgacgatcaataggggtaaaccctgtccactcagacttgaacctgggtatacccaagtcaggCCTTCATAGGAAGACTTCCTATGTATTTTCTAaatcttgaacccaagacctcttgCTTGTAAGGCAagtgctcaaccacttgagctaactaggaaGTAAAAAAAAGTGTTATGTTACTAATAAAACGTTGAAGTTTTCATACGTACTCAAGATTTTAATGTGTCGTGAGGGGAGATATTTTTTGTTGCACAATGGCTCGATAAAAAGAACTAGCCACCAGTTCTAAACGTGCTGTTtcatccttttcttttctttcttcgaCATCAAATACTAACATATGGTCTTTGTTGAGACTGGAACCCGAAACCCGTTGATTGGTGGGTCCATAGTGTTTGCTCATTCTTAAGACTTGAATCCCGAATACTCTGTTTTCTAATTGTATCCTAAAGCTACATTATCTAGCATGTTAAAGTAGACGTGGGATGTACAATCGACATCTCAAACAACACAAGACCGTAAATGAGTGTTCTATATTATAAATAGCCTAAAGGAGTGAAACGAGACTCAACTTGTCAAAACCATCAAGCAGACTATgtaaatgtttttcttttctttctcattctACAACAGTAACTAAACAAAGTATAGTTGTCCGAGTGGTGTTTATCACctctacttcttcttctttgatTTGCTGGCCTTCGATTGTGCGTAAGCAGTTCCCTGAAAACAAGAACCATCGATCAATTACTCGTCTTAAATACCATTTTAATGATAAGAAAAAAGAGAAATCAAATTGGTTATACTTGCTGACCGGCAAGTCAAACAAACGGGCAAGGCTGTTTAAAATTAGTTGCACAGAAAAATCGAGTGGGTAAAAAATGCCGCACGCGTCAACAGATCATAAACTCAGGAGTCCAGTCAACTTGTTTCAAGCAGCGACCCAACATGCCCATTTTGCAACCTCTAACTAGAGGTGACAACATTATCTATTCATATGGCAAATGTCGAAATGTGGAATGCTTAGAGCTTCCTAAGATATATACATTAATGTTAATAAAGCACTACCAAATGAAGTGTTGGCAGGTCAACCAATCCAGCCCCACCCATTTTATCCTATAATTGAAAATTACTCGATTTGACCCAACCACTTCAAACTGTTTCCCGAACTGCCCATTACCATGTCCAGATGGTTTGGTTTCCGCTAAAAACAAGTATACTGCTCCGAAGTAAACtaaaaaatgaatgaaaatctAAGAGAACCAAAACATTTGATATAAAATGAGAAACGCAGCTAAATATTGAACAAATCAACTTAAGTAAGCTGTTATGTGAGAGATACCAACCTCCAACCACTCATCCATAGATGCATCAACGTTCCGAGTTCCAGTTTCCACCTTTGGCACCCTCTTTGTTTTCTGAGAGAAAAACCAACACAATTAGAACCAAAAAGAAAGAGCTTAATTCCAGGTTTCGGgttttcatttttccttttacatCTTCAATGAGGAAGTTAAAATTCTCTTTAGTGAATAATGTTGTATGCCAGCGAAAAGAGCATTCAGCATATGAACAGGAGGCTGTTCGACCCCTATGGGCTCGGTCTACTCTTTCATTATGAAAAACACATAAGGAAAACATTTGTGGTCCCATTTAATCAGTTTGAATTAGAATGAAGCTTATATTGGATCTTATTTACTTGAAGTGAAGAGAGTGGAAGACATAAACCACAAAATGATAGAAAAATAAAGGTGGCAAACACTTTTACTATGATATTTTCGTGTCAGGTCAGGATGTATTTTACTACTAGCAGGTGAGGTGGGTCAAACCAAAAAACATAATAAGAGTTAAAGAAGTCAAAGTCGCCCAAATTGAATCTTCCATACGTAAAATCTCTCAAATCACtttatttatagataactaccAGAATATTTAGAGTTTAGTAATTATAACTAACActcaaatttttattatatagaaaaaaaggaATTTACTTTTTAATGTAATGTTCCAGAGAAACCCAAGCGGTCTTGCTTTATAAGATAATCCACTTTGAAATGTTACCCAGCCCACGCATTCATACAGTATACCAAAACCACGAAACTCCTCTGATGGGTGAGCAGAAGTACCTTGGAAAGGTTTTGTATTTGACCACGAACCCATAATGCAAGAAACACAAGAAGAGAAATTCCAAGAGAAACTAGAAACACAGTCTCGACGCTAACAAGCCCACCAGCTTCGATAACTTCAATAGTACCATTATAGAATGTGTTTTGGTACGGCAACTGATCAATTTCATAAACTATAGTTCCAACAAGATCAAATGTTCCAGCCTGAAATACAGCACCTTATAAGCTCAACAAATTAAGCTGTAAATACATACTGGTGAGCAGCTGCAATAGTGATAGATCTACTCTACCTGTAAGAATTGGCTGACAGCGAATATATAAGGAAAAGTTGCTTGAACAGAAGGAGGAACGGATGCATTGTTAAAAGCCTGACAAAATAGAAATGATATAAGTTTATTAAGCCAGATTATGAGTGTTTTGATGTGACTTTTAAAGTGACGATTATATGATGCTAAGAATAAGGTAATTAGTTGTAATCAAGTACGATGTAGAAAATTGTGTTTGGTTGTGCTTTTGCTGTTTGAGGTTCTAATAGAATGATACTCACAAGTGTTCAGAGAATGTGATATCTAAGCAACtaacttataaaattataaaatgacaAGAAATACACTATTCGTGAAAAAAGAGACACATTTTGTTTAACAGATGTCTCACAAATTAGGATTAAAAAAGGATAATTGATAACCGGTTCTGCAACTATTATTTGGATCCTAAGATAAACGAACGCCGTTTCTGTTTATCCAAATAAAACAACTGTCAACTCTCCCagattaaaaaaagtatatagaaCAAGCCTTTTCAGAATGCAGATCCTTAGGGTTCTGTTGAGTGCTTTGTAAGAGACCAATAACTACCAATAGATTAGGTCAGACAGTCACCATATGTAACATTTTTTCAATGAGAAGCTATTACCTGTACAGAGAGATTCTGAACCAACATACGATGATCAAAAGGAAGATGGACACTGGCTTGGACAGCAAGCACCTTCACATCCTGATCCCCTGATCATGAAGCAACATTAACGAGTTAGATCACTTCTGCGTATACAAACTCAAAACTAGCAGTAAATCAAAAAATCATGCCAATAAGTCACTGACACGCGCATTACCGAAGTAGAATCAAGTAGATGTGAtcagaaaaaaataagtaatattAAAATAAGGAACAAAGCAGGCTAAGACACCAGGGAAAAAATAGTATGAGAATGCTACCCTCATTTTTCATTCCAACTAAAATCTCAGTCTCTTTCCCTGCCAAAACCACTGCAGACAAGACATAATAGAGAGCTTATTTAAATGAGCAAAAATTGGTTCaacaaatttacaaaataattatctgctttaataaataaataaaaaacgaGTAAAAGTTACTACCTTTTGCAGTATTCTTCGGAAAAACACATACTGTTTCCACACCAGGAGCTGGACTATAATTCCCAACACCAAAGTCCTGAACATCATCACCGACAAACCCAAGATCTCCTCCTTCCTCAACAGTCTCGGCGACAAGTTCAGCGTCTTCTAAATCCGGGTCAGACTCACATCTAGCAACTATAGAGCAACACCATCAATTAATAACAATCTTACGAACAGAATCATGAATATGTAAGGAAGACATACACAGTTGAAATTACAACAAGAACAGGTTAAATTACGTATCAAGATGCGTAAAGTTCATCACTTTCAGTACGGGTCAGGTTGGGTTGCTCTGTATCACATTTTTTTCCCAAATCTTTAAGCTTTCTATAATTAGAATC includes the following:
- the LOC122607252 gene encoding probable magnesium transporter NIPA6, translating into MTTMIVGEAANFVAYAYAPAVLVTPLGALSIIVSAVLAHFMLKERLKRMGVVGCVSCIVGSIIVVIHAPAESTPNSVEEIWNLAIEPAFLLYVAATLSLVAALVMHFEPRYGQSNILVYLGICSLMGSLTVVSIKAIGIAIKLTLEGVSQVAYPQTWVFVTVAVLCVITQLNYLNKALDTFNTALVSPIYYVMFTSLTIIASVIMFKDWKDQSASDIASEICGFITVLSGTIVLHSTREQEPSVPPGTVTWYGQDPIKTIEDNEHLISIHNSDFFD
- the LOC122609785 gene encoding translocon-associated protein subunit alpha; this translates as MTKLRVFSVFAFLLLLLFSSLILQVARCESDPDLEDAELVAETVEEGGDLGFVGDDVQDFGVGNYSPAPGVETVCVFPKNTAKVVLAGKETEILVGMKNEGDQDVKVLAVQASVHLPFDHRMLVQNLSVQAFNNASVPPSVQATFPYIFAVSQFLQAGTFDLVGTIVYEIDQLPYQNTFYNGTIEVIEAGGLVSVETVFLVSLGISLLVFLALWVRGQIQNLSKKTKRVPKVETGTRNVDASMDEWLEGTAYAQSKASKSKKKK